The following DNA comes from Bacteroidota bacterium.
CTGGAAATCAGCATGGTGATTTGCTTTTCCTGTTGAAACTCGTTAAGCATCCTGACAAGACGGATTTGTGTGCTGGGATCCAAACTGTTAAACGGCTCATCCAGTATGAGTACCTTGGGATCAGCAATCATAGATGCTGCAATTCCAACCTTTTGCTGATTCCCGGCTGATAAATCGCGAATGTATTTGTTTTTCCCAAGCACTTCCTGGTTGAAAAAGTCTCCAAAACGCAAATAAAAATCCTGAAGGTCACCTGATGAAAGTCCATTTATATCAGCCAGGAATTCAAAATACTCTTCCGGAGTCAGAAAATCGATCAGGAATCCTTCATCAAGGTAGGATCCTGTGTAATTCTTCCATTCCACGCTGGCACTGACTTCCAACCCATTACTAGTCACCGATCCGGTATTTGCCCTGATCAGGTCAAGTATCAACCGGAAAAAAGTAGTCTTCCCCGCCCCGTTATTACCTACCAGACCGAAACTTTCACCTTTCTTTATTTCCATTTCGGGAATATCCAGCACTACTGTACCGGCGTATTGCTTGCTAAGATTTTTTACTTCTATCATATTCTTAAAATCTGTTGATTACTTTTCCCTGAATCCTTCAGCTATACTGTACCGTTGCTTCCTGAACTTCTCATATACAACATTCAGGAAAGAACGGTAAAATAGCAAACCTACTATCCCAACCAGTCCGATGAATGCTATCCCCAGGTAAGGTCTGTTTGCCAGGGAAAATGGCAGATAAACCAATACCGGTAAAAGGAACGCAGGAATCATTGCCAGCCAGTTGGAAGCCCCTATGCCCTGATAGTTGAAGGCTGAACCCCTCGACATATCCATTCGTTTACGGTTATATGTCGACATGTACAACAAAACAAACGAAAGTATGCCAATGTTATAAAAGAAGGCTGCTGTGTTGATGAGCAGAATATGCGTACCATAAAACACATAAGGGATGGTGAGCACATAACAAAAAGATGCAATCAACAGGGAATTGATATATTTCATCCTGAAATATTGTCTGAAATCAACCCGGTTGGCAAGAAGCCCGTCGAAATGATTGCTCTCATAAGCCAGGGCATAATTATCGTAATTAAGCATCATCCCTCCTGTCATGAAAACCCCGACAAAGATGAGCATACCGTTCAGACTCCGGTATTCTTCCTGCGGGTAGAAAAAGAAACCATACAACAGGAAGATGGGCAACATATATACAATGGTTCGGGTTCTCTTATTTCTCCAAATCATTTTCAGATCAAGAGCCAGCATAGTACCAAAATACCCCAGGCTCTTAAAGTATTGTATCCTCGAAATTCCATCAACCCGTTCGGTCTTCCGGGTTATGACCTCCTCCGGATAAAGTCTTTTTTTTAGAAAATGGTAATGCAGGCAATATCCTGTAAACAGCCAAAGCAACGCAATAATTACAGTCCAGGAATGGACGAGAAATAACCCGAAAAAAGCAGCAGACAGAGAACCTATATTGATCAACCCGAAGTAATCAAGAAGCGCCAGTGTTATCAGTATCAGGCTGGCTATACCTACAATTCCGGGTTTTGATCCAATGGCTCTCTTCAGATAGGTTGCCATAAAATTATTCCCCAGTACCATGATAATAATCGAAAAAAACCATATTGTAGCCTGAACTCCGCCAAAATGAACCGATACAGAATTAATCACAAAAGGTATCAAAACAAACAATGGAAGGAAATTAAAAAACCCAAGCAAGGTTCGCAAAACCATAAAATGAATTATCGAACTCTTTCTTATGGGCAGATGCAAATAAGCCTCTACTTTCATTTTGGGCAAACCCTGTATGAAATACCTTATCATTAAGTCCGCCATAAGATAATAAAACAATATCCCGTTAAAAACAAACACCGGGTTACTGTTGGGG
Coding sequences within:
- a CDS encoding ABC transporter ATP-binding protein, coding for MIEVKNLSKQYAGTVVLDIPEMEIKKGESFGLVGNNGAGKTTFFRLILDLIRANTGSVTSNGLEVSASVEWKNYTGSYLDEGFLIDFLTPEEYFEFLADINGLSSGDLQDFYLRFGDFFNQEVLGKNKYIRDLSAGNQQKVGIAASMIADPKVLILDEPFNSLDPSTQIRLVRMLNEFQQEKQITMLISSHDLNHISEVCQRIVILERGKVVHDLQKSPTTLIELEKYFAV